One window of the Dreissena polymorpha isolate Duluth1 chromosome 5, UMN_Dpol_1.0, whole genome shotgun sequence genome contains the following:
- the LOC127880935 gene encoding uncharacterized protein LOC127880935: MSRDGFHAQAGFHPGAVGATYTFVLGTPMYGRWVKVANHSPGNVLHLCEVQVEGSVWSPIKAMGSHKYAVFVNHFHTGTALAMTRNIWTDIICASQCSKTQNCVSAHYNKATLTCSLFDTLNFQIGGGADDVIIVISYYTGAVA, encoded by the exons ATGTCGAGGGACGGGTTTCATGCACAGGCAGGGTTCCACCCAGGGGCGGTTGGCGCCACCTACACCTTTGTACTTGGAACGCCCATGTACGGTCGGTGGGTGAAGGTAGCCAATCATTCGCCGGGTAACGTTCTTCATCTGTGTGAGGTTCAAGTGGAGGGGAGCGTTTGGAGTCCGATTAAAGCCATGG GATCTCACAAGTACGCGGTATTTGTGAACCACTTCCACACGGGCACAGCACTCGCAATGACCAGGAACATCTGGACGGATATCATCTGCGCATCACAGTGTTCTAAAACACAGAACTGCGTCAGTGCCCATTACAACAAAGCGACCTTGACCTGCAGTCTGTTTGATACGCTGAACTTCCAGATCGGAGGCGGAGCTGATGACGTCATAATCGTCATTTCCTACTACACAGGCGCAGTTGCTTAA